A single region of the Pontibacter kalidii genome encodes:
- the rfaD gene encoding ADP-glyceromanno-heptose 6-epimerase, with amino-acid sequence MIVVTGAAGFIASCLVGRLNQDNFNDIVVVDNFSVAKKEDNLKGKKIKEYVDRENFFEWLDEHYEDVEFVFHLGARTDTTEFNKDVFDLLNLNYSKQMWNACAEYQIPLVYASSAATYGSGTLGYDDNEEIIPLLQPLNPYGESKNDFDIWALQQTAKPFFWAGLKFFNVYGPNEYHKGKMASVIFHAYNQIKDHGSMKLFRSHNPDYADGEQMRDFVYVKDVVDVCMFLMHHRKNSGIYNLGSGKARTFMALALNTFKSMGVEANIDFMDTPENLRDNYQYFTEANMSKLRSIGYDKPFYTLEEGVKDYVQNYLMEGKYY; translated from the coding sequence ATGATAGTAGTAACAGGCGCCGCCGGTTTTATTGCCAGCTGCCTCGTAGGCAGGCTGAACCAGGACAATTTTAACGATATCGTGGTGGTGGATAACTTCTCCGTCGCCAAGAAGGAAGATAACCTGAAGGGCAAGAAAATAAAAGAGTATGTAGACCGCGAGAACTTCTTTGAGTGGCTCGATGAACACTACGAGGATGTGGAGTTTGTCTTCCACCTGGGTGCCCGCACCGACACGACCGAGTTTAACAAGGACGTGTTCGACCTGCTGAACCTGAACTACTCCAAGCAAATGTGGAATGCCTGCGCCGAGTACCAGATTCCGCTGGTGTACGCCTCGTCGGCGGCTACGTACGGCTCCGGCACGCTGGGCTACGACGACAACGAGGAGATCATTCCGCTGCTCCAGCCCCTGAACCCCTACGGCGAATCGAAGAACGACTTTGACATCTGGGCCCTGCAGCAAACGGCCAAGCCATTTTTCTGGGCAGGCCTGAAGTTCTTTAACGTGTATGGCCCCAACGAGTACCACAAGGGCAAAATGGCCTCCGTTATCTTCCACGCCTACAATCAGATAAAAGACCATGGCAGCATGAAGCTGTTCCGCTCGCACAACCCGGACTATGCCGACGGGGAGCAGATGCGCGACTTTGTGTACGTGAAGGATGTGGTGGACGTATGTATGTTCCTGATGCACCACCGCAAGAACTCCGGCATCTACAACCTTGGCTCCGGCAAGGCCCGCACCTTTATGGCGCTGGCCTTAAACACGTTTAAAAGTATGGGCGTGGAGGCAAACATCGACTTTATGGATACCCCGGAAAACCTGCGCGACAACTACCAGTACTTCACCGAGGCCAACATGAGCAAACTGCGCTCCATCGGCTACGATAAGCCTTTTTATACGTTAGAAGAAGGTGTGAAGGATTATGTGCAGAATTACCTGATGGAGGGAAAGTATTACTAG
- a CDS encoding ABC transporter substrate-binding protein gives MRQARFILHTILCLLLLSCSQQEQQVQQEALVLQDDLGRELTLEKKPERVFAFASSLTEMLYAVLDTSTIIARTPTDDYPEAVYRKPLVSNYPVDYEQVLALKPDLIFTVEGITPLEVAERLQQLGVPVYYQKYRTVEDIFTGIEDIGRIMGREHQARELTDSLRQEVAQLQQKHQQEKNPLKVLAITWSDPIYVYGQNTIFTDKLRLLGAENAVKEVFEQPYPALTREYVLKLNPDVLLGGTKEELDERFFNLYPELRRINAYQHNRLYKPDDNLMSRPSPRVVESLRELEGFLYP, from the coding sequence TTGAGACAAGCCAGATTTATACTTCATACTATACTTTGCCTGCTGCTGTTATCGTGCAGCCAGCAAGAGCAGCAAGTACAACAAGAGGCACTGGTGCTGCAGGATGACCTGGGCCGTGAGCTGACCCTTGAAAAGAAACCCGAGCGCGTATTCGCCTTTGCCTCTTCTCTTACCGAGATGCTCTACGCCGTGCTCGACACCAGCACCATCATCGCCCGCACGCCCACCGACGATTACCCTGAGGCTGTTTACCGGAAGCCATTGGTGAGTAACTACCCGGTGGATTACGAGCAGGTGCTGGCCCTGAAGCCGGACCTGATCTTTACCGTGGAGGGCATCACCCCGCTGGAGGTGGCCGAGCGCCTGCAGCAACTGGGTGTGCCGGTATATTACCAGAAGTACAGAACGGTAGAGGATATCTTTACAGGGATAGAAGACATCGGTCGCATCATGGGCCGGGAACATCAGGCGCGCGAGCTAACCGATTCGCTGCGGCAGGAGGTGGCGCAGTTACAGCAGAAGCATCAGCAGGAAAAGAATCCGCTAAAAGTGCTGGCCATTACCTGGAGCGACCCGATTTACGTGTACGGGCAAAACACCATTTTTACGGATAAGCTGCGTCTGCTTGGGGCTGAGAACGCCGTGAAGGAAGTTTTTGAGCAGCCCTACCCGGCACTGACGCGGGAGTATGTGCTGAAGCTGAACCCGGATGTGCTGCTAGGCGGGACAAAGGAGGAACTGGACGAGAGGTTCTTCAACCTATATCCGGAGCTGCGCCGCATCAATGCCTATCAACATAACCGCCTCTATAAACCGGATGATAACCTGATGTCGCGGCCCAGCCCGCGGGTGGTGGAGTCGCTGCGGGAGCTGGAGGGCTTCCTCTACCCATGA
- a CDS encoding LytR/AlgR family response regulator transcription factor, translating to MTTCYVVDDEQHALVVLSRYIQNTPGLELKGAEENPLHALDAITSGKVSADITFLDVDMPQLSGIDLTGLINSCTTVVFTTAYPDYAYQAFDKNAVDYLLKPISYERFLRAIAKVKEALKPRQIVPAVEQNNAYFFVKADVKGKFVKVSLEDIIYVEAMQNYVVIHHAAERLTTYLSMKEVEEHLPTADFTRVHKSFIVNNAKVKSVEGNQIKLADESTVSLGPSYRTAFLDMINAKLLKSKRVP from the coding sequence ATGACAACTTGCTACGTAGTGGACGACGAGCAGCACGCATTAGTTGTGCTATCGCGTTATATACAGAACACGCCTGGCCTTGAATTGAAGGGTGCGGAAGAAAACCCGCTGCATGCCCTTGATGCCATCACCTCCGGCAAGGTATCGGCAGACATTACTTTCCTGGATGTAGACATGCCGCAGCTTTCAGGCATAGATCTGACTGGGCTCATTAACAGTTGCACGACAGTGGTGTTTACAACCGCGTACCCTGACTATGCCTACCAGGCCTTTGACAAGAATGCGGTGGATTACCTACTCAAGCCTATCTCCTACGAGCGATTCTTGCGTGCCATCGCCAAGGTGAAAGAAGCCTTAAAGCCAAGACAAATTGTACCGGCAGTAGAGCAGAACAACGCCTATTTTTTTGTTAAGGCGGATGTGAAAGGGAAATTCGTAAAGGTAAGTCTTGAGGATATTATCTATGTGGAAGCCATGCAGAATTACGTGGTTATACACCATGCTGCAGAAAGACTGACAACCTACCTGAGTATGAAGGAGGTTGAGGAGCACCTCCCAACTGCAGACTTCACCAGAGTACATAAGTCTTTTATTGTGAATAATGCTAAGGTGAAATCAGTAGAGGGGAACCAGATTAAGCTAGCTGATGAAAGCACTGTTTCGCTAGGCCCAAGTTACCGCACAGCCTTCCTCGATATGATCAACGCTAAGCTTTTAAAAAGCAAGCGTGTGCCTTAA
- a CDS encoding sensor histidine kinase, with translation MPISTSYRTILYHILAWAAFITYEVLLVELINPTSTAWWEWACWYTVNVCLFYFFAHVVLQYTVRHKQLLLLPLLVPAIIAMYITIQVGLENVINLFRQEPKSFSINRLFLLRSTWRCIYFLGLSTAYWFTRQTIKNTKHINRIELQRLQAEREKGELTKGLARSQNALLQAQISPHLLFNTLNFIYNSVQDVSPKASQGVLLLSEVMHYALQRVHEDGKTELQHEVEHIERYIALNQLRFSYPLHLHLKCSGQLQGRIPPLLLLTFVENIFKHGDLTDPSQAATIQLAGSHHQLHFSTKNRKRKHHAGRGYGIGIQNARTRLNELYSEEDYTLTIQEDEQQHSVNLKIKLT, from the coding sequence ATGCCGATCAGCACTTCATACCGCACTATTCTTTATCATATACTTGCCTGGGCTGCCTTTATAACCTATGAAGTACTGCTGGTCGAGCTCATTAACCCAACCAGTACCGCCTGGTGGGAATGGGCCTGTTGGTATACCGTTAATGTCTGCCTGTTCTATTTTTTCGCCCATGTGGTGCTGCAGTACACCGTCAGGCACAAACAACTCTTGCTGCTTCCTTTATTGGTTCCGGCGATCATAGCCATGTATATTACCATTCAGGTTGGCCTGGAAAATGTTATTAACCTGTTTCGCCAAGAGCCCAAGTCTTTTAGTATAAACAGGCTGTTTTTGCTGCGCTCTACCTGGAGGTGTATCTACTTTCTCGGGTTAAGTACAGCCTACTGGTTTACCCGCCAAACGATCAAAAACACCAAACATATTAACCGTATAGAATTGCAGCGCCTGCAGGCCGAGCGGGAAAAGGGAGAGCTCACTAAAGGGCTGGCCCGCTCTCAGAATGCGCTGCTCCAGGCCCAGATCAGTCCGCACCTGCTTTTCAATACGCTTAATTTTATCTACAACTCTGTGCAGGATGTTTCTCCGAAGGCCTCTCAGGGTGTACTGCTGCTCTCGGAAGTAATGCATTATGCGCTGCAGCGGGTGCATGAAGACGGCAAGACTGAGCTCCAACACGAGGTGGAGCATATTGAACGGTACATTGCCCTTAACCAGCTCAGGTTCAGTTATCCGCTGCACTTGCACCTGAAGTGCTCCGGTCAGCTGCAGGGCCGGATTCCGCCGCTGCTCCTGCTCACCTTTGTAGAGAACATTTTCAAGCACGGCGACCTGACCGACCCTTCGCAAGCTGCCACCATACAGCTTGCGGGCAGCCATCACCAGCTCCACTTCAGCACGAAGAATAGAAAGCGGAAGCACCATGCCGGGCGTGGGTATGGCATAGGCATTCAGAACGCCAGAACCAGACTCAACGAACTTTACAGCGAAGAAGATTATACCTTAACTATACAGGAAGACGAGCAGCAACACAGCGTTAATCTAAAAATCAAGCTGACATGA
- a CDS encoding cytochrome c oxidase subunit 3: protein MSTSTTLEAPNTGTWDGGNEPMKASYGKLMMWFFLLSDAFTFGAFLIVYGLARHAHMPYTGEPEAFTFSTEWWPIPEKVFNAFPGFHGVDLPLAFVALMTMILILSSVTMVLAVEAGHRMDKKDVEKWLLWTILFGATFLGCQAWEWSHFIAGTEEGMILADGTRIFGANLTVNQYGPPLFADLFFFITGFHGTHVTIGWILLLVAFISTVNGVYHKRGHYEMVEKIGLYWHFVDLVWVFVFTFFYLI, encoded by the coding sequence ATGTCTACTTCAACTACGCTGGAAGCACCTAATACAGGTACATGGGACGGTGGTAACGAACCAATGAAAGCGAGCTATGGTAAACTCATGATGTGGTTTTTCCTGCTCTCAGATGCGTTTACTTTTGGTGCCTTTCTTATTGTTTACGGCCTGGCCCGCCATGCGCACATGCCTTATACAGGTGAGCCAGAGGCTTTCACCTTCTCTACGGAGTGGTGGCCGATACCTGAAAAAGTATTCAATGCCTTCCCTGGCTTTCATGGGGTAGACCTGCCGCTGGCATTCGTTGCATTGATGACGATGATCCTGATCCTCAGCTCTGTTACCATGGTACTGGCAGTAGAGGCGGGGCACCGCATGGACAAGAAAGACGTGGAGAAGTGGCTGCTTTGGACGATTCTGTTTGGTGCTACCTTCCTTGGTTGCCAGGCATGGGAGTGGTCGCACTTTATAGCTGGTACGGAAGAAGGCATGATCCTGGCTGACGGCACGCGTATATTCGGCGCTAACCTGACGGTTAACCAGTATGGCCCGCCCTTGTTCGCAGACCTGTTCTTCTTTATAACAGGATTCCACGGTACGCACGTAACCATCGGATGGATACTCTTACTTGTCGCCTTTATCAGTACGGTGAACGGGGTGTATCACAAACGTGGCCATTATGAAATGGTGGAGAAGATCGGTTTGTACTGGCACTTTGTGGACCTTGTGTGGGTATTCGTGTTCACTTTCTTCTATCTGATCTAA
- a CDS encoding YciI family protein translates to MKHLFALAILCCLSLSAQAQTPNPSYDKALADSLGADAYGMKSYVLAILKTGSNTTTDKEKLNAYFRGHMENIGKLAKEGKLIVAGPLGKNDKAYRGLFILDVKTVEEARQLVETDPAVKAKVFDVELYPWYGSAALPVYLETHRKIEKEQP, encoded by the coding sequence ATGAAACACCTCTTCGCCCTTGCCATACTTTGCTGCCTCAGCCTTAGCGCCCAGGCACAGACACCAAACCCTAGCTACGATAAAGCATTGGCAGACTCTCTTGGTGCTGATGCCTATGGTATGAAATCTTATGTGCTGGCTATACTTAAAACAGGCTCCAACACCACCACCGATAAGGAAAAGCTAAACGCATACTTCCGGGGGCACATGGAGAACATCGGCAAGCTGGCGAAAGAGGGAAAACTGATTGTTGCCGGCCCGCTGGGCAAGAACGACAAGGCCTACCGCGGCCTTTTTATACTTGACGTGAAGACGGTGGAAGAAGCCCGGCAACTGGTGGAAACGGACCCGGCTGTAAAAGCCAAGGTCTTTGACGTGGAGCTTTACCCGTGGTATGGATCAGCCGCGCTGCCGGTATATTTGGAAACACATCGTAAAATTGAGAAGGAGCAACCCTAA
- a CDS encoding sensor histidine kinase — MNRKLALLFLLLASALCFLAMAALHFDVLSSQRQDHQKEAAEITRRVQHCIEKAKHQADKLAATLGENTVSFSSLLQNAEYPVFIYRSGKLVFWSDHTIAPQPDIPEGRDAILAIENEYGRFVVVRQQRQRYTIDVYIPLQVDYRIKNAYLTPKLDEEVFQQANLQLILQPEASLPQVYASDGQFLFALNFEETHKTIGYVRVQLAVFILGLLFFILFAVGVSRYFIQRRAYSQGVLLLLLLLGGMRVALLLLNLPFAVIEVELFDPKLYAASFWSPSVGDLLLNVLLLATVAGAGIYLFRRNRVATQLLALPQEKGRTLLIFSWLVFFFLLLLLFKFYYSIYHNSPLVLDVTQSLAFTKYKMVLYGIMLVHTVALCMFTYILATVVSVLVPKEQKSWPYKTLLVVAALLLLFTAVFAVELFAVALLGVIFWAIIILAAQHHHAVSLAYRTYLLFFLVMIVSALTGAVAQYAHYHNDLKTYKQNLAFNIMQDNDVLGEYQLNQVAAQIASDELIKMKMMGPYVDASFIKRKITRQYLSDYFDKYEISIMLFDGQGRTLEAVDTTVATLQELRRQYDRPQTRTEHKELFLLKDPARFNARTYLKLIRVPISSVQQGTIALQLTLKRLLPNSVVPELLVEQKQNQPFRLDMLSYAIYSGNKLRYSEGEYDYATNFDFSLLRRPELYRQGLPQDDSHHYGVQGNNGQTLIITTDKYGGREVLSNFSFLFLVFIGGLLFCGLLYLLLQRHRLREFSPNFSTKIQLFLNFGILLPMLLVSIATASLVTGSYKKDLMIRYEQRGEAIQEHLSQQLSRRLLQRQRQLQRSINEIAAIAEADVNIYNRNGQLLVTSQPLIFEAGLLSKLVNPEAFAAIAERQALRVLLEEQAGNLSFNSIYLPLRDEEHPAELAGFIGIPFFDSERELDQKLIELITTTMNIFSVMFITFMVLTFFASRALTVPLRMLADKLKRTSLTGKNEMLAYKGADEIGMLVNEYNRMLLTLEQNKQELAMQEKEAAWREMARQVAHEIKNPLTPMKLSLQYLQKAIAEKRPNTEQLIDKISHTLITQINILNDIASSFSSFTSMPEPKAEPMDVAAALQKATDLHNDPATAILTRQIPEGEVIVKADESLMVRTFNNLLLNAIQAVPTSRRPQIQVGLELQGNRQVLISIRDNGSGIPKEIQGKVFIPNFSTKYTGSGIGLAVAKRGIENAGGRIWFESQEGEGTTFYIQLPLADEH, encoded by the coding sequence TTGAACCGGAAGCTCGCTCTGTTATTCCTCTTACTCGCCTCGGCCTTGTGCTTTTTGGCCATGGCGGCGCTGCATTTTGATGTGCTATCCTCCCAACGGCAGGACCATCAGAAGGAGGCGGCGGAAATAACCAGGCGTGTGCAGCATTGCATAGAAAAAGCCAAGCACCAGGCCGATAAGCTAGCTGCTACCTTAGGCGAAAATACCGTTTCTTTCTCCAGCCTGCTGCAAAATGCCGAATACCCCGTGTTCATTTACAGGTCCGGGAAACTGGTGTTCTGGTCAGACCATACGATAGCGCCACAACCTGATATCCCGGAGGGACGGGATGCCATACTTGCCATAGAAAACGAGTACGGCAGGTTTGTGGTGGTTCGCCAGCAAAGGCAGCGCTACACCATCGATGTCTACATTCCCCTTCAGGTGGATTACCGCATCAAAAACGCGTACCTGACCCCCAAGCTTGATGAAGAAGTTTTTCAGCAGGCGAACCTGCAGCTTATACTTCAACCGGAGGCATCCCTGCCGCAGGTATATGCCAGCGATGGCCAGTTCCTGTTTGCGCTCAACTTTGAGGAAACCCATAAAACTATCGGCTATGTAAGGGTTCAACTGGCGGTGTTTATACTTGGCTTGCTCTTTTTTATACTTTTTGCGGTCGGTGTCAGCCGTTATTTCATCCAGCGGCGCGCCTACAGCCAGGGGGTACTGCTGCTGTTGCTGCTCTTGGGGGGCATGCGCGTGGCGCTCCTGCTCCTGAACCTGCCCTTTGCCGTTATCGAGGTGGAGCTGTTTGACCCGAAACTGTATGCCGCCTCGTTCTGGTCGCCGTCGGTAGGTGATTTGTTGCTGAATGTGCTGCTGCTGGCAACCGTTGCGGGGGCGGGCATTTACCTTTTCCGCAGGAACCGGGTGGCGACGCAACTGCTGGCGCTGCCCCAGGAGAAGGGCCGCACGCTGCTGATCTTTAGTTGGCTGGTCTTCTTTTTTCTACTTTTACTGCTTTTCAAGTTCTATTACAGCATCTACCATAACTCCCCGCTGGTTCTGGATGTAACGCAGTCGCTTGCCTTTACCAAGTATAAAATGGTGCTCTACGGCATCATGCTGGTGCACACCGTAGCGTTGTGCATGTTCACCTACATCCTGGCTACGGTGGTGTCGGTGCTGGTGCCGAAGGAGCAGAAGTCGTGGCCCTATAAAACACTGCTGGTGGTGGCAGCCCTGCTGCTGCTTTTTACGGCCGTATTTGCCGTAGAGCTTTTCGCGGTGGCGCTCCTGGGGGTTATTTTCTGGGCGATCATTATACTTGCCGCGCAGCACCACCATGCTGTAAGCCTGGCCTACCGAACTTACCTTCTGTTCTTCCTGGTGATGATCGTGAGTGCCCTGACCGGTGCGGTAGCGCAATACGCGCACTACCACAACGACCTGAAGACCTATAAGCAGAACCTTGCCTTTAACATCATGCAGGATAATGACGTTCTTGGGGAGTATCAACTCAACCAGGTGGCGGCGCAGATCGCCTCTGATGAGCTGATAAAAATGAAGATGATGGGGCCTTATGTGGATGCTTCCTTCATCAAGCGAAAGATTACCCGCCAGTACCTGAGCGATTACTTTGACAAGTATGAAATAAGCATCATGCTTTTTGACGGGCAGGGGCGGACGCTGGAAGCCGTGGACACGACCGTCGCCACCCTGCAGGAACTGCGGCGGCAGTACGATCGGCCGCAGACCCGCACAGAGCATAAAGAGCTTTTCCTGTTAAAGGACCCGGCACGCTTCAACGCCCGCACCTACCTGAAGCTGATCCGGGTGCCGATCAGCAGTGTGCAGCAAGGCACCATTGCCCTGCAGTTAACCCTGAAACGGCTGCTACCGAACAGTGTGGTGCCCGAACTGCTGGTGGAGCAGAAGCAAAACCAGCCATTCAGGCTCGATATGCTGAGCTATGCCATCTACAGCGGCAACAAACTGCGTTACAGCGAGGGCGAATATGACTATGCCACCAACTTTGACTTCAGCCTGCTCAGGCGCCCGGAGTTATACCGGCAAGGCCTGCCCCAGGACGACTCCCACCACTATGGCGTGCAGGGCAACAACGGACAGACGCTGATCATCACCACCGACAAGTATGGCGGCCGCGAGGTGCTGTCTAATTTCTCGTTCCTGTTCCTAGTCTTTATTGGCGGCCTGCTCTTCTGCGGCTTGCTTTACCTGTTGCTGCAGCGCCACCGGCTGCGGGAGTTCAGCCCTAACTTCAGCACCAAGATACAGCTGTTCCTGAACTTCGGAATACTCTTGCCAATGCTGCTGGTCAGCATTGCTACGGCCAGCCTGGTGACAGGCTCCTACAAAAAAGACCTGATGATCCGGTATGAGCAGCGGGGCGAGGCCATACAGGAGCATCTCTCCCAACAGCTGAGCAGAAGGCTGCTGCAGCGGCAGCGGCAACTGCAGCGAAGTATAAACGAGATTGCCGCCATCGCCGAGGCAGACGTGAATATATACAACCGCAACGGGCAGCTGCTGGTAACCAGCCAGCCGCTAATCTTCGAGGCGGGGCTTCTTTCGAAACTGGTGAACCCGGAGGCTTTCGCGGCCATAGCGGAGCGGCAGGCGCTGCGGGTACTGCTGGAGGAGCAGGCGGGCAACCTTAGCTTTAACTCCATCTACCTGCCGCTGCGCGACGAGGAGCACCCGGCAGAGTTGGCAGGCTTTATCGGCATTCCGTTCTTTGACTCTGAAAGAGAGCTGGACCAGAAGCTCATCGAGTTGATCACCACGACCATGAATATCTTCTCGGTGATGTTTATCACCTTTATGGTGCTTACCTTCTTCGCCTCCCGAGCCCTTACCGTGCCGTTGCGCATGCTGGCCGACAAGCTGAAGCGCACCTCCCTGACGGGTAAGAATGAGATGCTGGCCTATAAGGGGGCTGATGAGATCGGCATGTTGGTGAACGAGTATAACCGTATGCTGCTGACGCTGGAGCAGAACAAGCAGGAGCTGGCAATGCAGGAGAAAGAGGCCGCCTGGCGCGAGATGGCAAGGCAGGTGGCCCACGAGATCAAGAACCCGCTCACGCCCATGAAGCTTTCGCTGCAGTACCTGCAAAAGGCGATTGCCGAAAAACGCCCGAACACCGAGCAACTCATCGACAAGATCTCGCATACGCTCATCACGCAGATCAACATCCTCAACGATATCGCCTCCTCGTTCTCCAGCTTTACGTCCATGCCCGAACCGAAGGCCGAGCCCATGGATGTTGCCGCCGCGCTGCAGAAAGCCACCGATCTGCACAACGACCCGGCCACGGCCATTCTTACCAGGCAGATTCCGGAGGGCGAAGTGATCGTGAAAGCGGATGAAAGCCTGATGGTGCGCACCTTCAACAACCTGCTGCTTAACGCTATTCAGGCGGTGCCTACGAGCCGCCGGCCACAGATACAGGTAGGGTTGGAACTGCAGGGCAACAGGCAGGTGTTGATCTCGATCAGAGACAATGGTAGCGGCATTCCGAAAGAGATACAGGGTAAGGTGTTTATCCCGAACTTCAGTACCAAGTATACTGGCTCGGGTATCGGGCTTGCCGTGGCCAAGCGCGGCATCGAGAACGCTGGGGGGAGGATTTGGTTCGAGTCGCAGGAGGGGGAAGGTACCACGTTCTACATCCAGTTACCGCTGGCCGATGAGCACTAA
- a CDS encoding SCO family protein: MPILIFIFISVFGTHHFSLKTYYPKVDDAGEIVYNSAGDTIFQQVPYFKLGTHTGDSLSQEALDESIYVAGFFNLPCADSCQRVFSQLVRVQEAFANNPQLTLVSFGVDAAPDSMLALQRIAREYKVQEDKWYLLAADKAQAGSLTEGFHAAAKQQNGEVAASGRLVLVDKEKMIRGVYEGTDPEDVDRLILEINVLLDEYSKRK, translated from the coding sequence GTGCCTATTCTTATTTTTATATTTATCAGTGTCTTCGGCACGCACCACTTCTCCCTTAAAACCTACTATCCAAAAGTAGACGACGCGGGGGAGATCGTGTACAATTCCGCCGGTGACACCATTTTTCAGCAGGTGCCTTACTTTAAACTAGGTACCCATACAGGCGACAGCTTATCGCAGGAGGCCCTGGACGAGAGCATCTACGTGGCCGGCTTCTTTAACCTGCCCTGCGCAGACTCCTGTCAGAGGGTTTTCTCGCAACTGGTGCGCGTGCAGGAGGCATTTGCAAACAATCCGCAGCTTACGCTTGTTTCCTTTGGAGTGGATGCTGCCCCGGACAGCATGCTGGCCCTGCAGCGTATAGCCCGGGAATATAAGGTGCAGGAAGATAAATGGTACCTGTTGGCCGCCGATAAGGCCCAAGCCGGTTCTCTGACAGAGGGGTTCCATGCGGCGGCGAAGCAGCAGAACGGAGAGGTGGCGGCCAGTGGCCGCCTGGTGCTGGTGGATAAAGAGAAGATGATCCGCGGCGTGTACGAGGGCACAGACCCCGAGGACGTGGACCGACTTATACTTGAAATAAACGTATTGCTGGATGAGTACAGTAAAAGAAAGTAA
- a CDS encoding cytochrome C oxidase subunit IV family protein yields MAHHTENDFHHTGEIPKPQTKAIWKTFFILVGLTALEFLFAFTMDAGTARNAIFIILTLFKAFYIVAEFMHLKHETKSLIWSIIIPLALVIWLMVALLAEGSYYYESITNYFK; encoded by the coding sequence ATGGCACATCATACAGAAAACGATTTTCATCACACCGGCGAGATTCCTAAGCCGCAGACAAAGGCTATCTGGAAAACGTTTTTTATACTTGTAGGACTTACCGCGCTTGAATTCCTCTTTGCCTTCACCATGGATGCCGGGACGGCCAGAAACGCCATCTTTATCATCCTGACGCTTTTCAAGGCATTCTACATCGTGGCGGAGTTCATGCACCTGAAGCACGAAACCAAGTCGCTGATCTGGTCCATCATTATCCCCTTGGCCCTCGTTATCTGGCTGATGGTAGCGTTGCTGGCAGAGGGAAGCTACTACTACGAGTCCATCACCAATTACTTTAAATAA
- a CDS encoding DUF420 domain-containing protein, translating to MSTVKESNLTSAHDRKFLTLIAVLSVIIPVVVALLFFMPKSGAADVDVSYLPGFHATLNSLTAVTLVIGYVNVRRGNTRAHRTAMLVAFGLSAIFLVSYVTYHFLGQRTIYGGEGLLKYIYYFILLTHIVLAVVIVPLVLLSVYFGITNQLRRHRRISKWTFPVWLYVAITGVLVYLLISPYYA from the coding sequence ATGAGTACAGTAAAAGAAAGTAACCTGACGAGTGCGCACGACCGCAAATTTCTGACGCTGATCGCGGTCCTTTCCGTGATTATCCCGGTGGTGGTGGCCCTGCTTTTCTTCATGCCCAAGTCAGGGGCTGCGGATGTGGATGTTTCTTACCTGCCTGGCTTTCACGCCACCCTTAACTCCCTGACCGCTGTTACGCTTGTGATAGGTTACGTGAATGTGCGGCGCGGAAACACCAGGGCTCATCGCACGGCGATGCTGGTGGCCTTTGGCCTGTCGGCTATTTTTCTGGTATCATACGTAACATACCATTTTCTGGGGCAGCGTACCATTTATGGCGGGGAGGGGCTTTTGAAGTACATTTACTACTTCATCCTTCTGACACACATCGTGCTGGCGGTCGTGATAGTGCCGCTGGTGCTGCTCTCCGTGTACTTTGGCATTACGAATCAACTCAGGCGCCACCGCCGTATCTCTAAATGGACATTCCCCGTTTGGTTATACGTGGCCATAACAGGCGTGCTGGTGTACTTGCTGATATCACCCTACTATGCATAA